In the Colias croceus chromosome 25, ilColCroc2.1 genome, AtttgttattgaaattatatttgctATTAAGACTATTACTAGAACTAAACTTGATAACTGCATTGTGTCTCAATACCAACTGATTATTTGAATCCAATTACGCATTATCTACTATTTAACCTggtatgattaaaaaaaactgattatatctattttacttataatagaGTTATCttgtgattattatttgattaatcCTTTTCCAAGTTTAATACATCCAATTAATAGTGCGACAGTGATGCTTAAAATGGCGCCTTGAAACCTTGATTATGCGTATTGGTGCTATTTTTTCTCATGACACCATGTTTTCATAGTAAAAGTTCGTCcaaattgagaacctccttctgttttttgttgtttgtaaaATACACAATGTATGAAATCGTAATGGTCAGGCTTacaatctaaataaataaataaagttcatTAGACTCAGAAACACAAACACAAGAAATATACAGATTTAATTTGCAGGTTCATACATTTCGTTACAAAACAGAGTTTAAGCAATGAACCCCTATGCTAGGTTAAACCTGTGTTATAGGGCTCATAAAtaattgtagaaaaaaattaataatttctacGAGCCTGTGTGTGAGCATGGAAAATAAAGTGTGACGGAAATTTTACCTCTTTCGAGACTGTGAGACAAGCATgctttactatttatttatttgctaaaGTAGATTTTGACTTTGCAAGAAAAAGCAGAAGACCAGAATACTTCACAAAACACATCAAAGTGTACCGTCGGTACACTGATTCGTTTCCATAAAATAGTTGGTAAAATTTCGTTCACGTTAAAAGTGCGAAAAAACGTCAATATGATATCATATCCACTATAAACTAGTACAAGCTTAGTAGTCAATTCTTGTGCTCGTTTTTTATGACTACACGAAACACTGTTCCAAAACATTTCCATATGATCAAGCCAGTTCAGCAAAAACTCAAGCAATTAACCCtttactaattaattactatttggCCGACAAAGGACTTCAGAATTTTCGAAACGTTCTGCGTAAAAATTGCaatttagtattaaataaacataattttgaaaaactaaaaaacacgctttcaAGATAGATACTTACAACtaaaaagtagaaaataattcttaatttaGGAATCAAGCAATAACCAATACATAGATAgtatttttgtgaaaaaagcGTGGGACGCTTTTCATGAGCTGATTGTATAATAGATACGTATCTTCATTCTACATGGCACCCCACGCTTTTTTCACAAATATACTATGTATTGGTTGGGAAGGAGTTTTTGAAAATTCTATTTCCAAAAGAGTGAAAtagggatcgcaaaacagacAACAGATGTACAaaaacagataaataaaaaacaaaaattccaaaatattgtatttcacTAACATAAGttacctaattaattttttgcttATTACATATATCACTTTTGCCCCAAACATACTTCCTCACTGTCCGTACCACAGACAATACCAGAAAAACTATAACTACAAGGACACTCAAACATACAGCTGCAACAGTGAGGACTAAGGGCACTTCATAATACTCTGCCCAGGTGAGCCCCGCTGCGGGGGAGCGCAGGTGCTGACCGCCATGTCGCAGTATATGTTCCACCCACCACACAGCAAGCTCTAGTGGCGGCACTGGGTGCTCCCTCATGAGCGAACGGAGTCTTATCATGTTGTTCTTGAAACTGCAATCGATAATATTTAGTGAGTGAGATTTGAAATATGTAGAGCAAATTTTATTGGATACATTTAGAACGTAAGTTTTCGTAAAAGTGCAAAATGAGATGCTATAAAAGCAAGTAATTTCAGTTGAAACCAACACATACAAAACTAAACACATCATTATTTCTAGCAGCAGAATAACCTAATTGTTCAGACAGACCTTTTATCTTCAATAACTCTCCTCACTGCACTCTCGAAAGTTGACTCAGTTAGTTCAGGCAGATCTATTTGCAGACCAACTCCATGTTTCACGTATTTCTCGACATTATACCATTGGTCAGCAAACATTGGAATACCGATAACAGGTACTGCAGCATTGATAGTTTCATCTGCTGATTGGATACCTCCTTGAGTTATGAATAGCTTGACTTTCGGATGCTCtgtaaaaatatctcaatTATTACCTAATATAGAAATcgatttggatttttttattatgatagaGCATGTCATTGGTAGCCttcgatattttattgatttaattttatatacaaaaaatataaataaataaacatcttGATTTTCGTTGAACGAACAAATTAATGTACATCTCTAaagttcataatatattattatgtggaAATCCTTAATTAACAGTGGTGATTAAGTGGCCGAAAATTATATCGGCATCAGACATTTTTCCATTAATATCTATCCTTGTCGGTTTAAAACATACTTAGAATATCAACTTGAGGGAgccatttataaatttttatattgtttgatTTTCCTGGTAGCTCGTCTGTTTCCCATTTCCATATGACGTCATATGGTAATTTAGACAAAACCTTCGTCATTACAGCAATCTTTTCAGGTGGAAGTAAGGAAGATTTGACGTTAGAACCGAAACTAATGTATATTACTCCATTCTTCGATGAATCTAAAACTGTTTTAAATTCctgaaaaacaataaaacaaaaatctcATCCCATTCCATCTCATGCTCCGTATacagaattatatttttggaaaaatgAGTCATTTCtatgtttgtaaaaaatacgTTTTCCTCTTAATAAATGAGATCGTTAGATAATCCTTACCTGGGGTAATTCTCTTTCTGGGCTTTGATGAATACCTCCAACGTAAACAATATTAGGTGGCACAGGATGGTTATCCGCCCAGATCGGatgttcatttaaaaatatcaactgAACATTCTTCTCTAGTTCTTCATAATTCGGCACGTCGTTACCAAAAGTTCTTTTCATCATTTGATATTCAAATTCCACTATGGATgacataatgtattttatgataGAGTACTTCAATAATTCTTCGGCCTTTTCATAGAGAGTAAGGTTGTATAGCCTTTGTGCGTCTACATGTGAATACAAGAGAGGATGCGAAGGTGCTCCAAACATATTGTAAGCAGAAGGATTAGTTCCAAATGAACTGTATTGAATAACTGGGGCTTTGAATGCATGACCTAATCCCAAAGTAGGTCGAATATACGCttctacaattattaaatcaaactTCTGATCAAACAATTTCTTTGCTTCTGGAAATTGCCACTGCTTTTCAAATGCTACTGTTAAACCTTTAAACATATACTGAGTCAATCGAATCCATTCATTTTTATCTCCTTGAGGCAAGGCAAAGTCTTCCGCTGAGACATCTGAAGAGAAATGGACATCGATCTCAGTCAAGTTAGCTGGAGACTGGCCTTTGGGAAAGGCTGGGTTTGGGGTTATTACTGTGACGTCATGACCTCTTCTTGCTAGCTCGTGTGTTAACGGTCGAAACGCTGCTTGATGGCTTATCGCTGGTGTTGGAAATACTGCTAATATTCGTGCCGCAtttgttattgaaattatatttgctATTAAAACTATTACTAGAACTAAACTTGGTAACTGCATTGTGTCTCAATACCGACTGATTATTTGAATCTGCATACTGATTATATACAAGATTACTATTTAACCTGGTATGATAAATAaactgattatattattattatatctattttacTTATAGTAGAGTTATcttgtgattattttttgattaaTCATTTTCCAAGTTTTATACATCAAATTAATATTGCGacagtaaataataatcaatcaaAAAAATGAATAGTGCGACATGATGCTTAAAAAGCGTATTGGTGCTATTTTTCTCATGATTCCATGTTTTCATAGTAAAACCTGGATCAAATTGAAATGGAACAAAATGGAAGAAAACAAGAGAAGTAAAgagcttttaaataaacaggaagtatcatcaaaatctgtttgCAGAGTCAAAAGttctgacaaatataaaaatatggttgaattgagaacctccctctttttttgttgttttttgtaaaaatacattCTGTATGAATTGGCAATGGTCAGGCTATCAAACTAggttattgtttaaataaataaataaagtttatttcactcaaaaacacaaacacaagGAATATACAGATATAATTTGCAGGTACAtacattttgttacaaacagaGTTTAAACAATGACCCCTTTGCTAGGTTAAACCTGTGTTATAGgggtcataaataaaaaaatattaattatatccaCGAGCCTGTGTGAAcatggaaaataaaatgtgacgGCAAATTTACCTCTTTCGAGATTGTGAGACAAGCATgctttactatttatttatttgctaaaGTATATTTTGACTTTACAAGAAAAAGCAGAAATCCAGAATACTTCACAAAACACATCAAAGTGTACCGTTGGTACACTGATTCGTTTCCATTTTAATTAGTTGGTAAAATTTCGTTCACGTAAATAGTGCGAAAAAACATCAATATGATTCATATACTATGAACTAGTACAAGCTTAGTAGTCAATTCTTGTACTCGTTTTTTAAGACTACACGAAACACTGTTCCAAAACATTTCCATATTATGATCAAACCAGTTCAACAGAAACACAAGCATTAACCATTTATTagttaattaaagaaataaagaaagaaactACTATTTGTCTGACAAAGGACTTAAGAATTTTCGAAACGTTCTGCGTATTACCACATCAAATTTCAAAAAGAGGCTGCTTACTATGGCGGcccatccatactaatattataaatgcgaaagtaactctgtctgtctgtctgttactcaatcacgccttaactactgaaccaatttgcatgaaatttggtatagagatattttgatacccgagaaaggacatactttttaccccgggacacaggataggttaggtaggtgaggatggatgtatgtgtatgtgtgtatgtgagtttgttactctttcacgcaaatactactgaaccgattaggTACAATGAtatttagcacacacatagagggtaacttggattaacacataggataggttttatcccggaaatcctacgggaacgggtttttctttgaaaacgcgggcggggccgcgggcggaaagctagtgatattatatattatgttatcggaaatgtatgaaatcaaggaattgtatacaaatctCTATTTTAGGACCccttttattcatattatatagtgCCGATATCGtaaagcaaataaaatcatgcaaatatcacataatatttgcTGACGATGTTCAACTTTTTACCTCCTTTTACCCGGATGAAACATGTTCCgcaataaacaatttaaatttggaCTTAGCTTCAATAACCGCATGGTCAAGCCGAAATTCACTTGTCCTAAATCCTAATAAGTCGAAGTTTATGGTTTTAGGTACACCTAAAGCAGTTAGCTCCATTCAAAATTGTCTCATTCCAGTAACTATTAATGACAAAGTTATAAAACGTGTTGCGGAAGCTCGAAACTTGGGGATCATTTTTGACGAAAATCTACgatgtgaaaaatatattaatgttaCAATAGCTAACTGTTTCTATCGTTTAAAAATTCTGTACTGAATTAGAAAATATCTGAATACGGAACTTCGTGTAAGGCTTTGTGACCGCCTTGTCCTATCTAAGTTTAATTACATGGATGTGGTATATGGTAGGCGGATTTTGAAGCGAACGAAACGAGCAATACAGCGCGTACAAAACGCATGTGCCCGTTTCTGTTTTAACATTCCCCCACGGGAGCACATTAcgccatttttaaataaagcctGTTTGTTAAACATGGAAACGATCGACGACGACTCCATTTCGCCTCGTTCCTTTTCGATATTATTAAGTTTGAGTCTCCCCGATACCTTTTTCAAAAGTTGGTTTGGATGGGAGATCATCAGGCAGCGTACAAAACGAGACAAGCAGCGACTAAATTGATGATTCCTAAGCACCACTCTGCCAGTTTCCGAGGTAGCTTCAAATACAGTGCCACTAAGTGTTGGAACAATTTATTACCGCCGCTGCCTAGCCTCCGCGCGGTTgagaactttaaaaaaaatacactgttataatattacttgaGAAACAGATCCAACCTTAGTGGCTACTGATGATGATTAatgcataaatataataaatagtataacTATCTGtctctatataataaatgtaaatctatcaaatgtataatattatgttaattaaacttacctttatctatatttattactacatACCTAActacatcatattattatttattctattaattttgtttaactcTGCACACAGacgtattatttttgtttagtttaattgtttatatttattactattatttatttatttctatattttactGTTGGAATGGAGGTCACTCTAATTGCAACAACGTTTAGGGGCCATTGAAAACCAGCGCTGTGCGTACACTTGTGTCGTACAGTATTTAGCTGAGTTGGTCACCCTTTTTCGAGGACACACTACCGtgcaaattgttttattttattttttttttctctttttaaatttactttttttatgttttgtttattgttttaagattttgtttattatgtccttgaaataaatgtattttctttctttctttcttctttcaaatcttaggaaatgtgtacaattccgataccatttaggaaatgtataaaatattgtttaaaaaactatttaatgcatggatatcctaggaaatgtataatcttcctcggaattgtatacaattccaatatcgtattaggaaatgtgtaaagtaaCGCGCTTTATGTAATACAACAcgttgttaattttttttattatacttagctcttattgatacaatcgggtaacagtcataccgtaaaataataataatattatgttcatattattatcttactaattaacatttttaaaatcaactaTCTATTAACCCTTAGCAggtatcgtgggtcaaatttgacccaGAAGCGAACTTTTTCggttataattctttaaatatttatgcaacGACTGTGCGCTTCTAAGTATTCTCAGTGCGTCGCTAGCTGCAGCGGTGGGTAGATGTGCAGAACTGTGACTATCTTAGGAGCGGAGGTAAGTAGCTTTCTGGGTCACGTTCGACCCACGACAccaaataagtaacttttttcactgagtgtaattacttacttttttggttttattgtttatttgtactacATTGGAGGGCTTTTTGAACGACAGACAAATCGAGGAGTTGATGAACGACTTAAGTGATGATTtggaattaaaaaattaaagaatacCAAATGTAAACTAACTTTGTGACGACGAAATCATCAGCGATCGAGACAATCCCTAATCTGTTAGTTGCTTAGAAGACAGTGTATTTGGAGTAAGTTCTGACGACAGTGAAAACGAAGAGGAGATACgagaataatagaaaatatacgaGGAACGAAAATACGAGAGATGAGAGTGAATAAGATGAGGATGATAGTTGATGGTAGAAGTCATTTTGGTTTtggttgtcattttttttattttatgctgatTTCAGaagcaatttgtttttttgttataataaagatatgagaagtgccataaatatattttagttaaagtttttctaacatttttattttttttgatgtTTTAAGTTCACATTAACCAAAAAGTGCcaaaaaataaggttatttacaaatgcgtgtaaaacatgatattttttttatattctaaaattaaataaagttaattttgtaaaaaaaaatattttttatttcttatctaaccatattttatacaaataataaaaaatctacgttCTACAACAGATTGTTTGGTATGGGTAGaatttgacccacgataccGGTATTGTTGCCAAAAAAGGCGATACCAGCTAAGGGTTAACTGTTAacgtaaatatcacaaaatcaacttatatttattcttataaaagcaAATTTTCAATTGGCAAGTAATCAGTCCCCTCGTCCCGCTGTCCCCGCGTATATCTGTGGCAGTCGGATTGTTTAATCCGCCGTATTACATTACAACAGCTAGCCGCTGTTTTAATATGCCGAAAATTCGTCATTTTCCaaaattcttaaataatacCAACCTTACCTAACccacccccttatccaaaccaaaaatttctgattacgaattatcggcatattacaaaatgccgaCCGTTTGTAAACGGCCAGATTATACAATTTACCTGCGAcataatatcaatatcttaaatgttttacatttccgatcgctatttaggaaatgtacagatttcctaggaaatgtgtataaaataatttatttcacacatttccgtgcgattttaggaattacattcatttcctaggaattgtatacaatgacggattacatacatttccggtaacatatatacAAACAAGAGGATCATTGATGGCGGCTATATACTGCACATCATTTGTTGCAATTATTTTAGACAGAATAGGTATAAAAAGGCCTAGACAAAAAGTAAATTGGTATcaaaaaaagattatttatattaattagcgTTTCTAACATTTGTCTGGTCTGGTCCAAGGTGCTAAcaatatattacttttttcGTATAGCTGCTATGGCCAAATGAAACAGGTATTGATTTGAGGTCACGATATAGATGGGAATTCGCTACGCTGGTTGGAAGTAATGCAACTTCAAGTATTATCATCTTAATCAGACAACgctttgttttcaataattgACTTCTATGAGGCATTTTATGAGTTACTGTGTGTCGCACTGACGAGCAACGTATATCCGAAACTAGTAAGGGTTGAAAGTTAAAATTTGGTACGAAGGTTTCTTAAGCAGTCTTGGGGAGCACTAGGAAAGGATTTTTGGAAATTCTATTTCCAAAGGAGTGAAAgagggatcgcaaaacagacaacagataaataaaaaaacgaaaattccaaaaaatattgtatttcacTAACATAAGttacctaattaattttttgcttATTATGTATATCACTTTTGCCCCAAACATACTTCGTCACTAACCGTATCAAAGACAATACCAGTAAAACTGTAACTACAAGGACACTAAAACACACGCCTAAAACAGTGAAGACTAAGGGCACTTCATAATACTGTGTCCAGGTGAGCCCCGCTGCGGGGGAGCGCAGGTGCTGACCGCCATGTCGCAGTATATGCTCCACCCACCACACAGCAAGCTCTAGTGGCGGCACTGGATGCTCCCTCATGAGCGAACGGAGTCTTATGATGTTGTTCTTGAAACTGTAATGAATAATATGGTAATAAAGTGAATGGATTttgaaacaaacattttgtctTAAAGGAAATAATTTCAGTTGAAACTAATGACAAATCATTCTTGCCAGCGGCAAAATAACGCTATTatccaatattatattatacagacCTTTTATCTTCAATAACTCTTCTCACTGCGCTCTCAAAAGTTGTCTCAGTAAGATCGGACAATTCTATTTGCAGACCAACTCCATGTTTAACGAATTTCTCGACATTGTACCATTGATCATAAAACATTGGTATACCTATAACAGGTACGGCAGCATCGATGGTTTCGTCTGCTGACTGGATACCTCCTTGAGTTATGAATAGCTTGACTTTCGGatgttctataaaaaatatctcaattATTACGTAATGTAAAAAAGCATCCGGAAAATTTggtacttttataattttagttatatcataattacaaacaaatgaaaaataaaatttaaataaatattaaacataacaagtgataactgcgttaaaaacaaccgacttcaaacttgcacttgcaaaatttacaaatacctacagacaaaaatgctcataaaataaaaactaccgggcctatccgaataaaatttttatgggaccaattcgacgccatcccgcatcgaaaaaaaaaagaattacgtaaatcggttcagaaacctcggagtaatcggtgtacatacataaaaaaaacataccggccgaattgataacctcctcctttttttgaagtcggttaaaaggCTTGCCTACATTTGCAATTCGCTCGgcgaattattttaaatgtctaAACTTCATCCTAAATTGTTATCaagtcaatataataattttgtgtttaaagtttacagttttgttttataattaaaaaaataaaatagtgttGACGAGTGACGACTGAGACTTTACATCGTGAGACGTTGTCACAAAATCTTCAACACTTAGGGGTGGTACTTGAAATGgcatcaaaaatatatattatcatggatttaaattaactgcatctagaaaatattatctacactTACTTAAAAGGTCAGCTTGGGGAAgccatttataaatttttatattgcttGATTTTCCTGGTAGCTCGTCTGTTTCCCATTTCCATATGACGTCATATGGTAATTTAGACAATACCTTCGTCATTGCAGCAACCTTTTCAGGTGAAAGCAAGGAAGATTTGGCGTTAGAACCGAAACTAATGTATATTACCCCATTCTTCGATGAATCTAAAACTGTTTTAAGTTCCTGGAACAAAATTGGATCATATTAAGACGAAAGCTTGTCACTGCACCTATTCATTGCAATAatgtttatcatatttataaCCATGATTatccttttaaaattaaacaaaatattttcagagGTATTGCCATCTTCATGCTCCGGGAATATTGGCAACAGAAGACAAAGCCATTATATTGTCTttcttacatttatttatttggaataATAAGCACTTatcttaatatgtataaatctcgtgtcagaatgtttgtcctcaatggactcctaaaccacttaaccgattataataaaattcgcacaccgtGTGCAATTTGATCCAACTTGTGAGATAGgttagtttaaatctcaaatcgttttagagaaagcgggcgaagccgcgggcggtacctaagctagtaaatttataaagaatagaaaaaattcgattacaaggtgaatttatatttataaaccagaatatcaaattcaacaaaaaaagaTGTGTTCCttcgttacaatattatattcactgaaaagtgttTCATATTAGTAGAGATGATTCTTAAtaatctcaatagatggcgcgcgttGTGTCCCATAGatacataaaactgaaagaatagaataagttcgattgctctggcgggtcacaagtggctgagttggtcaggcatccgccccggttAGGCGCGAAAGAGTGTGGATTCGAgacccgcctcgtgatcgagttttttctattctttataaatttatatagatattttataaagcatttggaTGCcattaaatcaaaaatatcaaattcaaataagcacttaacataatatttaagattttgaTATCATCTCTCCAGGAACAAATTTTGTACTGGgataaattttgtaatgaaATTGCTGATCTcctaagtattttttttttagttttactttaaaaataagatcAGTGCCTACCTTAGGTAATTCTCGTTTTTGAGTTAGATGAATACCTCCAATGTAAACGATACTAGGAGGCACAGGATGATTATCCGCCCAAATCGGATGttcatttaaaaacaacaactGAACATTCTTCTCCAGTTCTTTATAACTCGGAACGTCGTTACCAAAAGTTCTTTTCATCATTTGATATTCAAATTCCACTATGGATGACATAGTATAttctatgaaaaaatactTCAATAATTCTTCGGCCTTTTCATATAGAGTAAGGTTGTATAGCCTTTGTGCGGCTATATGTGGATACAAGAGAGGATGCGAAGGTGCTCCAAACATATTGTAAACAGGAGGATTACTTCCCAATGAACTGAATTGAATAATTGGAGCTTT is a window encoding:
- the LOC123703024 gene encoding UDP-glucosyltransferase 2-like, yielding MQLPSLVLVIVLIANIISITNAARILAVFPTPAISHQAAFRPLTHELARRGHDVTVITPNPAFPKGQSPANLTEIDVHFSSDVSAEDFALPQGDKNEWIRLTQYMFKGLTVAFEKQWQFPEAKKLFDQKFDLIIVEAYIRPTLGLGHAFKAPVIQYSSFGTNPSAYNMFGAPSHPLLYSHVDAQRLYNLTLYEKAEELLKYSIIKYIMSSIVEFEYQMMKRTFGNDVPNYEELEKNVQLIFLNEHPIWADNHPVPPNIVYVGGIHQSPERELPQEFKTVLDSSKNGVIYISFGSNVKSSLLPPEKIAVMTKVLSKLPYDVIWKWETDELPGKSNNIKIYKWLPQVDILKHPKVKLFITQGGIQSADETINAAVPVIGIPMFADQWYNVEKYVKHGVGLQIDLPELTESTFESAVRRVIEDKSFKNNMIRLRSLMREHPVPPLELAVWWVEHILRHGGQHLRSPAAGLTWAEYYEVPLVLTVAAVCLSVLVVIVFLVLSVVRTVRKTFRKF
- the LOC123703145 gene encoding UDP-glucosyltransferase 2-like, translated to MQLRSLVLVIVIIANIISITNAARILGVFPTPSISHQVAFRPLTHELARRGHDVTVVTPNPAFPKGQAPANLTEIDVHFSFGDSAEDIAKPLGDKKESIRLIQSTFEGLIGLFEMQWQIPEVKKLFDQKFDLIIVEEHIRPTLGLGHAFKAPIIQFSSLGSNPPVYNMFGAPSHPLLYPHIAAQRLYNLTLYEKAEELLKYFFIEYTMSSIVEFEYQMMKRTFGNDVPSYKELEKNVQLLFLNEHPIWADNHPVPPSIVYIGGIHLTQKRELPKELKTVLDSSKNGVIYISFGSNAKSSLLSPEKVAAMTKVLSKLPYDVIWKWETDELPGKSSNIKIYKWLPQADLLKHPKVKLFITQGGIQSADETIDAAVPVIGIPMFYDQWYNVEKFVKHGVGLQIELSDLTETTFESAVRRVIEDKSFKNNIIRLRSLMREHPVPPLELAVWWVEHILRHGGQHLRSPAAGLTWTQYYEVPLVFTVLGVCFSVLVVTVLLVLSLIRLVTKYVWGKSDIHNKQKIN